A window from Pseudomonas alloputida encodes these proteins:
- a CDS encoding ATP-grasp domain-containing protein, translating to MKHVVFVDSTVSGLLAFEAAKRLGCHVTFIHQRDASFLTISIKDDTSRLEPYLRYVDAYLRIDNLEGGEFSRLLANLHAERPIDALISTSEAAIVPVAREAQRIGTLYPRYEALCGAVYKSRLRETLRAHGLRSPDFEVLSEEQLINGVVPSLSLPFVVKPTRGFAKQFSAICHSQTDFDAFLAELRQSRKGADPMIDHLVSRDYLVEQYIDGTLHSAEVIVQDTKVSCFATTIRFRADHSEILEMTATMPSGLDAAQRDEIKAYVQAVFSALGLDVGLYHVELLRDAKGPCLVEINARMMGSVAPQMYRMLTGIDPFELLVRLHLGEPILIDDSVLQRAGSVVTVASRNGGHIAHDYDPDTLQPLLDKYAIRFCTAHVAPGQAVNVYSGNIGTIGHVIVEDDCPHSAAKKGNRFLRELSSLYGLELATYTGAELA from the coding sequence ATGAAACACGTGGTTTTCGTCGACAGCACCGTAAGCGGCCTGCTGGCTTTTGAGGCAGCCAAACGGCTTGGCTGCCACGTCACCTTCATTCATCAGCGCGACGCCTCGTTCCTGACGATCTCGATCAAGGACGACACCTCCCGTCTCGAGCCTTACCTGCGATATGTGGATGCTTATTTGCGTATCGATAATCTGGAAGGCGGCGAATTCAGCCGGTTGTTGGCCAACCTGCACGCAGAGCGCCCTATTGACGCCCTGATCTCTACCTCTGAAGCAGCCATAGTACCGGTGGCGCGGGAGGCCCAGCGCATCGGCACCCTCTACCCGAGGTACGAAGCTCTGTGCGGGGCGGTATACAAGAGTCGACTGCGCGAAACGCTGCGGGCACACGGACTACGCTCTCCTGATTTTGAAGTACTAAGCGAGGAGCAACTGATCAATGGGGTCGTTCCGAGTTTGTCGCTGCCATTCGTTGTCAAGCCGACCCGAGGGTTCGCCAAGCAGTTTTCCGCCATATGCCATAGCCAGACCGACTTTGACGCCTTTCTCGCCGAGCTGCGCCAGAGTCGCAAGGGTGCTGATCCTATGATCGACCACTTGGTAAGCCGCGACTATCTGGTCGAGCAATACATCGACGGTACATTGCATTCAGCGGAAGTCATCGTCCAGGACACCAAGGTCTCCTGCTTTGCGACCACCATCCGTTTCCGCGCCGACCATAGCGAAATATTAGAAATGACCGCGACCATGCCGTCAGGCCTTGACGCAGCACAGCGCGACGAGATCAAAGCATATGTGCAGGCAGTGTTCAGCGCTCTGGGGCTGGATGTTGGCCTTTATCATGTTGAACTGTTGCGCGATGCCAAAGGGCCCTGTCTAGTGGAGATCAACGCACGCATGATGGGTAGCGTAGCGCCGCAGATGTACCGGATGCTGACCGGCATCGACCCGTTCGAACTGCTAGTCCGTCTGCATCTGGGCGAGCCCATTCTAATTGACGACTCAGTGCTTCAGCGCGCAGGTAGCGTCGTAACTGTCGCCTCCCGCAATGGCGGTCATATCGCCCACGACTACGACCCCGACACCCTACAGCCATTACTGGACAAGTACGCCATCCGGTTTTGCACCGCCCACGTTGCGCCTGGCCAGGCGGTAAACGTCTATAGCGGCAACATCGGCACAATTGGCCACGTCATCGTTGAGGACGACTGCCCCCACTCTGCGGCGAAAAAGGGCAATCGCTTCCTACGCGAGCTGTCCTCACTTTACGGCCTTGAACTCGCGACTTATACCGGCGCCGAATTGGCTTAA
- a CDS encoding CDP-alcohol phosphatidyltransferase family protein: protein MEEFAVSRRHSVLLWGVNLCAISASTLSYIYFSYYIYAHTASLILSQVVLFAPMVLPVILVAPIYRLADYLAPRTLLWSANLLSLGCAAATYKILPHHVEVVVLGAVVIGTLDALQRVGRIVAIKCYFPGAQIASSVPLTLTAQFIAGGLAGISLLLFKANMTPGLALLITVSLFSIAALAAYLLPAPTKPPITVQVAPRLLTALGSLLHEYPALRLSLYQFIVFVSLFQGFFNVSRVLLPAYVLGLGEVYVGLLQAVNSVAALVGAVLFYRLGKCNVQPLPMPMAVVSGLFMMLAAFGHDIQSSYIAYFLYIFFFELAFFKLQADLVRSTPTSAMPLMASVQYAGVYLGMIITIFAGSILVKYVGLFSTSIIFVAFYFVASNALRTTVRDQGKTTCLNNFFKENNMPTLARVFPFVRLLDLANILTMFNIGLAFGTVYFALQRRFVLAATMICLAAMLDFLDGHIARRYLAANSAQRAFGKHLDSFADLLNFSITPALVILILDQSLSATLAAVTLVFTAILRLSLFGMPGTSAGGGYQGLPTTYSGFVFALALMGLSAGHYGAGVIVGLMALVGILQVTSLRIPKYGAPSTVACFAMLFGLSTIYFHPW, encoded by the coding sequence ATGGAAGAATTTGCAGTATCTCGTAGGCACTCAGTGCTTCTTTGGGGCGTTAACTTGTGTGCTATTTCGGCCTCTACGCTGAGCTATATTTATTTTTCCTACTATATTTATGCTCATACTGCTAGTCTAATACTTTCCCAAGTGGTGCTGTTTGCACCAATGGTTCTACCGGTAATTCTTGTCGCTCCAATCTACCGACTGGCTGACTATCTAGCACCTCGCACCTTGCTGTGGAGTGCCAACTTGCTGTCGCTGGGCTGCGCGGCGGCCACCTACAAAATCCTGCCACATCATGTGGAAGTCGTCGTGTTAGGCGCGGTAGTCATTGGCACCCTGGATGCGCTGCAACGGGTAGGGCGTATTGTTGCCATCAAGTGTTATTTCCCGGGTGCGCAAATCGCCAGCTCAGTGCCTCTGACACTCACCGCACAATTCATTGCCGGCGGCCTGGCAGGCATCAGTCTGCTACTGTTCAAAGCCAACATGACGCCTGGGTTAGCCCTGCTCATTACTGTCAGTCTTTTTTCCATCGCGGCTTTGGCGGCCTATCTACTACCTGCGCCAACAAAGCCTCCGATCACCGTGCAGGTCGCACCAAGACTATTGACTGCCCTTGGTTCGCTTTTGCATGAGTATCCCGCGTTACGCCTCAGCCTCTATCAGTTCATCGTCTTCGTCAGCCTTTTTCAGGGCTTCTTCAATGTGTCCAGGGTGCTGTTACCGGCCTATGTGCTGGGCTTGGGAGAGGTGTATGTCGGTTTGTTGCAGGCCGTCAATAGTGTGGCAGCTTTGGTGGGCGCAGTACTGTTCTATCGTTTGGGCAAGTGTAATGTGCAACCGCTACCTATGCCGATGGCTGTAGTCAGCGGCCTGTTCATGATGCTCGCAGCGTTCGGCCATGATATTCAGTCCAGTTACATCGCGTATTTTCTCTACATATTCTTTTTCGAACTGGCATTTTTCAAATTGCAAGCCGATCTTGTCAGGAGCACACCTACCAGCGCCATGCCGTTGATGGCATCTGTCCAGTATGCGGGGGTCTACTTAGGCATGATAATCACCATCTTCGCCGGCTCAATACTGGTTAAGTATGTTGGCCTGTTCAGCACGAGCATTATCTTCGTTGCTTTCTATTTCGTCGCATCCAACGCCCTGCGAACGACAGTTCGCGATCAAGGGAAAACAACCTGTCTAAATAATTTCTTCAAGGAGAACAATATGCCCACATTGGCGCGTGTGTTTCCGTTCGTCCGTCTTTTGGATTTGGCGAACATATTAACAATGTTCAATATCGGCCTGGCCTTCGGTACTGTTTATTTTGCGTTGCAAAGACGGTTTGTTCTGGCGGCGACGATGATTTGCCTGGCCGCGATGCTCGATTTCCTTGACGGCCACATAGCCCGGCGCTACCTGGCTGCGAACAGCGCGCAACGGGCCTTCGGCAAGCATCTAGACAGTTTTGCCGACTTGCTCAATTTCAGCATCACGCCAGCCCTTGTCATCCTAATCCTCGACCAGTCTCTTTCGGCCACGCTGGCCGCAGTAACTCTGGTTTTCACGGCCATTTTGCGGCTATCGCTGTTTGGCATGCCCGGCACATCGGCTGGCGGGGGATATCAGGGGCTACCCACCACATATTCAGGATTTGTCTTTGCGCTGGCGCTGATGGGGTTATCGGCCGGGCATTACGGTGCCGGTGTGATCGTCGGCCTAATGGCCCTGGTCGGCATCCTCCAGGTCACCAGCTTGAGAATTCCCAAGTATGGCGCACCTTCGACGGTCGCTTGCTTCGCAATGCTGTTCGGGCTCAGCACTATTTACTTTCATCCCTGGTAA